Within the Corticium candelabrum chromosome 6, ooCorCand1.1, whole genome shotgun sequence genome, the region AATGTCACATactgaaatgtgtgtgtggctaTCTGTGTAAACATGCATGGAGATAATGTGTTAGGACAACAGAATGGAACACTGATTACTTACTTAGCAGCTCCATAGAATAACGGTATTCTTGGATTTCTCTCCTCTTTTCACGAATGCTTTTGACAGTTTGAAGAGCACTCACAAGGAGACCAACAAATGCAGGAAACAGCGCAAGGAAAATGAACCACCGTCCATGATTAAGACACTGTGATGTACTATCAACGTGCACAACAAACACCAACCCAGTCATGTACAGGATGCTGGCTGCAACTGCAATCGATGTCCTGATAATGTTAAAAACAGTCAAATGATGCTCATCTTCTTCATCCTTTTTCACACACAAGTCGACAATGAGGAGAGCAATGAATGCAATCAGAAGAATGGCACCAAACCAGTACGAACCAGCCACTACTGATTTGCCTCGTTCTTGGTAACAATGTTCAATTGCCGTACTGTTGTCATCAAACTTCTCTACTTTGTCAAAGTGAGCCACAGCCGCCACAATGAGCTGAATCATGACCAAAGCAAGGAAGCCACATATTTTAAGGCACAGTTGTCCAAGACGATTCTCAAACCTTCGACAGGCAACGTAAATCAGTAAGACAGTGAAGCAAACGCCATTCACCAAATTCACCAAGAAGTCATCTCCACGATTATCACAATCGAAAGACTCATTGCCGAATATGATCCAGAAGCAAATGCAGATCGAAAACAGAGTGAGACCCAGCAGAATACTGTATCCTGGTGATCTAAGAACACGTTTCACACTCACTTTTATATTGCCGTCATTTGTTACTGTTTCATCATTGTCACTCTTTATTCGTACACAACTGTCATTCCATATGTACACGAGACATACGACGATAAGCAGAAGAAGgatgacaacaacaagacCGACCATACCGTGCAGTTTGTCAGGATTACAGTCGTCCATAAACTCCGTTGTTGGTTTCATCGTCAGCGTTGTTGGTACTGATGTGGTTGGTACTGCTGTTGTTGgcactgttgttgttggtacTGCTGTTGTTGGGCATGTTTGAAACTTAGGAAGCAGTTGCTGTTGTATTGGTGTCATTGTGGACATGACAGTGCTGTTACCAAGAGAGCCATTAGTGTTGCTACCAAAGTCAGTCATATTACCAACACTGTCGGAGATATTGACTGTAGGAGTACTAACGACAGTGGGAATCTCCGAACTGACAGTGCTGTTTACAGAGGCATTCTTGTTGTTATCCACATTTGTGTTGTTATCCACATTGTTGACTGTAGGAGTAGTGGGAAATTCAGAATTATTAACAAAAACATAGAGGTGACCACTGTTGCTTTCTATCCCATTGCTATCAATTGTCCATATCCCATACTCTTTCCCACCTAGAACGTAAGTAAACTCCGTTGTTCCATTTGATGTATCATTGAACCCAAGTCCCAGCATTGTTTCATTTGATGTATGCTCTGAGACGTTCATATCTCTAGAATACACTCCATCTGCTCCAGTATCAATTTCTGTTTCGATCACCATCTCTAATTCAAGAATCCTGTATTGCCATTGCAAAGGTTGTTGCCAATCCAATGAGTCCTTTGGGTGTCCTGTTCTTCCAAACACTAACGTATTTCCAGTCTCCTTGTTCTCAATTGTCCTATTGGCATTGTCGGGTATAAAACCGTCAGCTAAATTGAACGTTCCAGGTGGTTCTTTGTAGTTAGCATAGTGAACCTCTACGAATTCTCTGATCAGAGAAACTCCCACCATGACAAGTGCAGCTTTGTAGTTTCTCAAAATTGGTCTAATAATTGCAGGCAATGATTCATTAGCATTGCATTGATCAGAACAATTGTAATAACTCTGCCAATATCGCTGCAACCACGTGTTCCGATTCCACTCATATGAATTGAGACGAACGGATGCCATGTGTTCTTGAATTACTTCAGTCCCATTAATATCGTTCCTGAGAGCATAGACTTTGTGGCCATTTTCCACCAATTGTACGATGAGTTCAAACAAGGTATCTGCTTGTCTTGGGTCACCCCAGAAATCTCCAAACAGAAACGAATATGTGCGATTGACATGTGACAAAACGGATTCACTAAAGATTTGAAGAGTGGTAACAGCAAACTCAATAGACGAGAGATAGACAATGTGTGTTGACTGCTCCAAATCATCGTAGAATTTACGGTGTTTTGAATAAGTATTAGCCGTATGTTGTTCATATGCTTCACCAATGGTTTGAATAGCCAATTGTGTATAGTCTTTTGGCATATCTGCTGTTGTTTCAGGGGGTTGCTGCCGTCGATAGGCAACCTGTAAGAAACAGAAATCAGTTTTATCTGGCAGAGTAACGTCAAGCTACGGTAGCATTTCCATGATATCATGTGAGAACAACTTTGTACAAACGGGTACAAATCAGGTACACAGCATTTTGTACAGAATAATCTCAAATCCTGATATGACTAACAACAGTTGCTGACGTTATGATAATTCAGGAAGTCACTACTTTTATTCGTTTTCAGTGAGCTAAAATTCTTATCCTCATTTACATGTAACATTTACCTCATTTGCCTGAAGCTTGTTTTAATTAGATCAGTCAGTTGGAAAAGCAGACAAAAGTCAACAATTTTAGGTGTCCTGTCTCTGTAACTAATGCATGAACTAGCCACTGGCAACTAATAATTTGTAGTTGGTTGTCATTAAAATAGTCACCACTTAGAGGGGCTATTCTGAACCCTTGCTTGACatcagccacacacacacacacacacacacacacacacacacacacacacacacacacacacaccagttttAGATCTGACCTACTGGATGACCCATGAATTATGCAAATTTGCATGCACCTTGCAATTGCACAACATTATACTTACCACCATGGTAGCTACTCTAATAGTAAGCTTCCTAATTAATGTTTAGACCATCTACACTTGCCACCATCCCAAGCTTCCTAATGTTGGAAAGAGGCCAGTGCACAAAGGAACCAAAATATAACTAACCCATTCAAAGCTAATCAGACATTGACTGGAAAATGCTTTATCTTTCATTCTTTTCAAAATAGGGATACCTCTGATTCCTAATTTCTTGACTGGAGGCCCGTCTCTCGCTGACTGTCACCCTGGTCTGGTTGTAACTGGATTCTCTCCATACCCAATGGGACGGTTGGAAAGAAGTATTAATACAAATAAAGTAGAGAGGTCTCCTAACCATCTTTTGGCTCCCCATGAAAATCAATCAAAAGTCTCCAAAGACACTCTAATGTGGACACACTGATTGCATCCATACACTTTACATTAGATGCCTTGTTTCAAATTAATCACCTAGCCACCTACATTGAAATGGCAGTCCAGGTCTTTGTCGTCGATCTGTTGCTTGAACAGCAGGGTAGACTCTCCACCACAGTAATCTCCACTGGTGACAAGAGTAACATCACCCCAACCTTCCTGTGCCAGAAAATCAACAGCTACCAACGCTTGAAGCTCACAGGTTTGCTGCAGCataagaaattgattttgatatGGAAGAAAAACGTCAAATTTCACTGTAGAACTGTGGAGAAACGGACTGTCAAGTAGTGACAAAAAGCCTGTTTGAATGAGCAAATCCGTGCTATGATCCTCCTCCTCATTCACAACATTGTTTGCCAACTCAACGAATTCCGATTCAGGCATCGACACGCTATGTATTTGATAAAACGGGCATACAATAGAGGCTAAAACTCTTGGCAGTTTTTCACGGGCCAGCCAAGTCATTTGACTTCTAGCACAGTTATCACGAGTCTCGTCATTCCCACAGGTGTCATATAGCCTGTAACTCAGCATCCTGTTCCTGTCCATCGCATTGATCAAATCTGTGGCGTACAGAAGAGCTTCGGCCTGCTCAACAGCGAAGCGGTGCGGTGGAAACTGTGCACTACTAGCGTCACACAGAGTGCACACTTCGGAGTCGGTTTCCTCAGAAATTCTGTCCCACATGGATACAGAGAAGAAGCCACCGACAACGGTAGTGTTAGCCGTAGTGCCATCGACATACATCGCGTAGTCTGTTGGATTCGGACAGTTGTTTGCTAGAGTTATCGGTAAACATTGGTCTGATAGTGAAGAAACGCAGCAAGCTTGAAGTGCTAGCAGCACAACAACGGCAGCGGCACGAAGCAATGTGGACCAGGAACAACCAGAGACGCACATGGCGGTCGATCTTGGGAGAGAAATCCTACTTGTGGTAAAATACCATTGTGCTTTGATATGTACCGTTTCCTCGTTTGAAACCGTAAGTTACACGTCCTTGCATGGTGACATCAACTTTCGCTACGTAAATGGTACactaaatgaagaagcacttcaGTGTCCTCGGCGTACCATAGCTTTGCTACGTTGCCTAGTAGccacgcagtgtggattgcagtcccggatgcttTCCAACCTTAATgcttgcagtcccggatgcgaTGCCATCATTCGTGAtttgcaatccacactgcttCTTGGGCGAGGCTAGTTGCTTAGCAGCTCGGTCGTCTGCGTACGTCACGTGGCGTATCCTAGGGGTACGACTCATAGGATAACGTAATCGTAGTGTGCACTCTAGTCTAGAGTAAGTACTCGGACAGTATTCtactcagtgtgtgtgtgtgtgtgtgtgtgtgtgtgtgtgtgtgtgtgtgtgtgtgtgcgcgcgctagctcagttggttagagagtcatcttatggagtgtgtacatccgggaccttgaagggttgcaagttcaagtcagtgatggcgagctatggcataatttccttaattaagcaaggaactaacacacatttgtttcgctcgactcaggagtataaatgagtacctggtcattgacttgggtcctaagcggccatcagcTGTGACGTGACTTCAGCCGCttgggtcctggtgagacttcgggtgctcacacca harbors:
- the LOC134181028 gene encoding uncharacterized protein LOC134181028, whose amino-acid sequence is MPESEFVELANNVVNEEEDHSTDLLIQTGFLSLLDSPFLHSSTVKFDVFLPYQNQFLMLQQTCELQALVAVDFLAQEGWGDVTLVTSGDYCGGESTLLFKQQIDDKDLDCHFNVAYRRQQPPETTADMPKDYTQLAIQTIGEAYEQHTANTYSKHRKFYDDLEQSTHIVYLSSIEFAVTTLQIFSESVLSHVNRTYSFLFGDFWGDPRQADTLFELIVQLVENGHKVYALRNDINGTEVIQEHMASVRLNSYEWNRNTWLQRYWQSYYNCSDQCNANESLPAIIRPILRNYKAALVMVGVSLIREFVEVHYANYKEPPGTFNLADGFIPDNANRTIENKETGNTLVFGRTGHPKDSLDWQQPLQWQYRILELEMVIETEIDTGADGVYSRDMNVSEHTSNETMLGLGFNDTSNGTTEFTYVLGGKEYGIWTIDSNGIESNSGHLYVFVNNSEFPTTPTVNNVDNNTNVDNNKNASVNSTVSSEIPTVVSTPTVNISDSVGNMTDFGSNTNGSLGNSTVMSTMTPIQQQLLPKFQTCPTTAVPTTTVPTTAVPTTSVPTTLTMKPTTEFMDDCNPDKLHGMVGLVVVILLLLIVVCLVYIWNDSCVRIKSDNDETVTNDGNIKVSVKRVLRSPGYSILLGLTLFSICICFWIIFGNESFDCDNRGDDFLVNLVNGVCFTVLLIYVACRRFENRLGQLCLKICGFLALVMIQLIVAAVAHFDKVEKFDDNSTAIEHCYQERGKSVVAGSYWFGAILLIAFIALLIVDLCVKKDEEDEHHLTVFNIIRTSIAVAASILYMTGLVFVVHVDSTSQCLNHGRWFIFLALFPAFVGLLVSALQTVKSIREKRREIQEYRYSMELLRIRSQSLQNHLYLFDGFPHLSAKAEGSSFKLDDDVLKEMGEVLIDPGRIDIKVAIGKGNFGEVFKGMLDTDNEVAVKSVQDVTSQKEVTDFIREGLQMKAFNHPNVMELVGICWLNDNSANVRMTAPLIVLPFMERGDLKNYLRKSRPGKLSPEEALKSPINLAQLAKFCHQIGMGMEYLSKQGIIHRDLAARNCMVNNDLEIKVADFGLSRAMSEGKDYYRMGHGGQLPVKWMAPESLIDFFFTEKSDVWAFGVTMWEVMTLAQVPYPGVSNQDVIPYLKRGDRLHKPDECPFEIYEIMKCCWIMNAEERPTFTSLVRDIEEFLTELMNYFDPNAGDEPVPPDPYSNWSQARSAEIMEIEEQAERERANCENELAGGEGLELLDKLGRGGEVVVDVTAVEENETPRYHQSELDV